The Ascaphus truei isolate aAscTru1 chromosome 3, aAscTru1.hap1, whole genome shotgun sequence genome includes a region encoding these proteins:
- the LOC142490894 gene encoding claudin-8-like, producing MANCIVQVIGMLLGSIAMILTVAVCAMPHWKVAIIVESNAYGKRIDGHWISRWDGLWMTCVKQSNNPLSCQYYSSSLSMTPDIKASRVLMSFAVLVAVFAFINALIGMLFDTCCRENNPRRDCLFLTAGISYILAGILVFIPVTWTASNIMREVCYSLCKTVQQQEIGEAILIGWPAVLLFFIGGSIFCWYNPCIDTHTNNIHAAGLAQNQPGCELCPEQNLLATERRIYRGSRKNGVGDD from the coding sequence ATGGCAAACTGCATAGTTCAAGTCATTGGAATGCTCCTCGGCAGTATTGCCATGATATTAACTGTTGCTGTCTGTGCAATGCCCCACTGGAAAGTAGCTATAATAGTGGAAAGCAATGCTTATGGAAAACGTATCGATGGACATTGGATAAGTCGTTGGGATGGACTGTGGATGACCTGTGTGAAGCAAAGCAACAACCCCCTGTCTTGCCAATATTATTCATCCTCTTTGTCAATGACACCGGATATAAAGGCTTCAAGAGTTCTGATGTCCTTTGCAGTGTTGGTGGCTGTTTTTGCCTTCATCAATGCTCTCATTGGCATGCTGTTCGATACGTGCTGCAGGGAGAATAACCCACGCAGAGACTGCTTATTTCTGACAGCTGGGATCAGTTACATCCTTGCTGGAATTCTTGTTTTCATACCTGTGACCTGGACAGCAAGTAACATCATGAGAGAAGTTTGCTATTCCCTTTGCAAAACAGTTCAGCAGCAGGAGATTGGGGAAGCTATTTTGATTGGGTGGCCTGCAGTCTTGCTTTTTTTCATTGGCGGATCAATATTTTGTTGGTATAACCCTtgcattgacacacacacaaataatattcATGCAGCAGGCCTAGCTCAGAATCAGCCAGGATGTGAACTTTGTCCAGAACAAAACCTGCTAGCAACAGAACGCCGCATATATAGAGGCTCCAGAAAAAACGGTGTTGGTGATGATTAG